Within the Plasmodium relictum strain SGS1 genome assembly, chromosome: 12 genome, the region TACGagcaaaataatatattttaaatattactataatcaaaaaataaaatgaatataaaataattcaaattttttttattaatatagatATAAGAAATTTGTGCCTAACTCGTTCCtaatcttttatattttctttatagaaacaaaagatataatatactgcttataaattatttatactgaaatgaaaaaaataataaaataaaacataaatcatataaactatttattatatataatttttttcataaaattgtTTTAATATTGTGAATATTTTCCATAAATTGATTCTTAGTATAAACATGTTATAACAAGAATAGTAGTAATTGGCATATTTTTTGAACAATAACCATCTTTCTTTCAGATTAATTATgtcaaaatatttattatctcatttaaaagttttataaataataaagataactactttttttattattcattatCTAGAATAATATTCCACTgtcctttttctttattctcCTTTCTTCACAAAAATATTagcattttaaatattttaagtattataataaaagaaatattataaatcaaggtaaaaaagtaaaatttcattaatttttgcTTCTtctaagaaaattttttttcattatgtaGAATTTTGaacattttataaaatgaatattcgCCAATTTAAACTTTGTTGAAAttaacagaaaaaaaatctCAAACACaaaatttttcctttttttaaaaattatataattttatttcatttttttttctctttgttataaaataaataaattatagttTATCAAATGAACACCagttacataaaaatttatataaaaaattactattttcaaagaaaaatgaaacaaTATATCATGCTGTTTCTTTGAGAACAAAAAAACCGCGCTTTATAATATTAGAGGAAGGTGATATGCTAGAACATGTAAATTGGCAAGCATATAAATGAAATCAAGAAAAccatagaaaaaaaataatatttttttataaatttctttgaataaaaatctacatttttttaaatgaaaagttatttaaaaaaaaaaatatactatataatatattatatgtgTAAATTATGTTGAatataattcaaaatataatCTATGTGATGTGGCATTTttgatataaaattttccaaacttttataaatattcctaaaatgaaaatataaatatcagtcatatatcatttttaatgttcacataatttttaaattcaagaatttaaaaaaaatccaAAAAGTACAATATTATATTTCTGCTTCATTACAATAATGCTgccattaaaaaaaataattttttttagaaatattcaaattaacttttatttgcataagaaaaaatatatagtttcaactaaatttatatataaataagttttttgattatttatttttaatgtgaTAGCTTCATTGAACTTTGGATAACACAAATTTTGTTGATCATTAGTATCTATATTAAAGTTCTCAAATTTTCCAAAAGAATcataaaatagtaaaaaatgaaaaaaaatttaatcatAAATTGTGTGAACTATTTTTATAGTTTTTTAACTTCATAAAatgatattatatttttttccttaaaatttttatattcatattacTGTATTACTCATTTTATGCATTTGTTTTTGAATACTTGTTTCATATGCAAATGATTTTAATCTACGTGtatacttttatattttaattgtgCACatagatattttaaaataaattttataatttattatattttcatgaAAAAgctttatatgaaaaaaaatgaatttattttttttctacatttcataaaaataaactttttGTGTCTAagtaattaatataaattaatttataacattatatattatatcttttttttttttttaaattttagaattctaaaaagtattttgtttttttttgtggTAATATgaaatgtaatttttttttgtaaatgtaatataacttaaaaattactctatttttttacattacatattttactatgtttaaaaaaaaatacagtatttacattttaattttgCAATTTAATTGTTAGTATTctctaataaaaatttcatgAAGTTTGTATAAtctctatatattttatcttttatgaTTAAGCAAATGTCTAGTGTAATTCGTTCAAcgatttaatttattttatataaccTTAATTGTAATATAATGGTCATAAACAATAgacaataaattattaactcttaaataattttatgtaataaaattaattatatttgtcATATTTTAGCAAggttaatagaaaaaaaaacaaaattttatggataatataatatatcacgctaaatatgaaaattaaatatatacacgtgtataaaaattatgaaagaatatattacaaaatatgtaaaaattatatattttgtaattCTTAATTGtatattaaaacttaatttATCAAATGAAATTGtgtattaaacaaaaatatgtatacCTAGATTTTATACCAAAACCTATTAGTATTGAagtttaacaaaaaaatattaaaaaaatctaTTGTAAAATTAAACTTATGGAGTTGTCCAAGTAAGATTCCATAAATTGGAAAAACAATGACgatatgaaatatatatgtaaagtTAGTAGCTAAAAATTCAAAACtttctttaattatatatttattataaaattatttgtacTTCTGTAAAAATAATGACATGAAAAAATTTGTAGACAGTATatatctaataaaaaaaattataaaaagagttattaaaaaattaaagttgATGAATAATTGAAATATGTATAACaaataattaaagaaatacaaaaaattggtacatttttttaaaaaatctttTAATTAGTGTTGTCTTCATTTGTTTTTCTGCATTCTTCTGTAAGATATTGACTGAGTAATAAAATaggatttatttttatatattttcttagtACCTAAGCAGCAAAATATTacgtaaaatatataaatataatatatatatatatatatatatatatatatatgttacaAATTATGTGAAATATAGTTATGTATTggtttaaaatattttaatttcataggattaaaatagaaaaaaaatatatcaaagaTGGAagaataaaaacaaataaattactTCTTGCTGAATTTCAAGCAGTTCTGTAGGATTTTCCCTTAATTTATCGGTGTCAAAAATATTGACTTgttctattaatttttaaaattaaaattcatatattattttttatatgtgtaacatcttttaaatttattaaaaatattattttttcaaaaattaatttgaattttaatttatctataataaaataagttatATAGTTAATAAATTGgaataaaattgaaattttCTCAAATGTCTAAACATTTcgcaaaataaaaataatgaattacataaaaatatatatttgtctTAAAAGTTTTACAAAAAAAGGTTATATATACACTTATATagatgaaaaattaataaatataaatataatcatCTGTTTTACCTATGTTTGCATCATTCCTAAAaattcacaaaaaaaaatgtcgaaaaaaaataaataataggTTATGAAATATCTTAATAAGATGtaaatgcatatatatattacttttCACTGCATATATTGGTTGGCGTCTTTCGGTCGCTATTATAaactattttaaaatatttatgtttctCTTTTTCACTGTTTACTAATCTAACTAactatataatatatatataagtgtATATGTACATATGTACATTTactcaaattttttattcacatattaaaatgtttttaattaaatttacttTCTCCAGTGCctacaaaattaaaaagaattaggtttaaattatttacgataaaaaaaaataagtgatTAATTTGGGCATTTCAAATTGAGCATTATCCACTATTTAGTAATTAATTAATTACAGGGATTAAAAAGGGGAAAATCGAATCTCTAATATACTTAGTATTTTCATcgtcaaaaatattttttccgTATAAAATATGAACAAAATCATCAAAATTCATTTgcttataaataaaagattaaGATTTATTAGGAATATAAacaaattagaaaaatttcttatatctcataaatgaaaataaataaaataaaagcaaaaatattgtgaatttaattttttgaataaatatataaaatatgagAATAAAAGGGTATGATATTCATAGTAATAGAGCATTTGGATATGCTAATTCAGCATATTAATTTCAAGGaaattgtatttttaataaatgaaatttaagaattttcataggattatgaaaaaaaaattaaaattttaattattatcacTCTATAAGTTTTAACGAATTTTTATTgtgaaaatattaaactaTTATGCACATTACACATTCATTTGGAGGtttatttttcaatataaatattagcATTAAAGATAAATAATTTCAATAAAAGTATATCTTGTAACAATaggaatatattttaaagtaacttttcaaaataaataaagactTATGAAATTAAAGTTTATATGCATTAtctttgaaaaaaattttaagacaaaaaatatatttatatgaaaaaaaataatatgaaaaatagaATCATCTCAATTTTACTTTTGCATTAAAAGTAATTAACTAATCTTTTCGAAAAaataagattaaaaaaaaaaaaattggtatttagtaattttttgaatattttcaataaaattattaattttatatttaaagaaaattagaGACTGTCTTGATATTAAAAGcagaaattttattttaacatttAGATAAATAGAAactctttttttaatgttaagagaaatgtaaaaaaaaaaaaaatttatgaatataagtatataagaaaaatgcattagtaaaaaaaaataaatggttttctatatatattttttaatttattcttttcattattaacGTAATTGTTTCAtgacaaatatatatattactgttattaaaaaataattttttactttgtATCTGTATGCCTAATTTTTCAGTTGCGCCctattttcattaaagtGATTTAGCTTTGTgaaataatcaaaaaaaaattattattcctTCATTTCTACTTGCCCATCGGAAAAATCTTCTAATGCATTTTGTGATTGTTCATTATGAGCTCTTTTAATTCCCTCTGCTACTAATTTTGCAACTGACAAAATATGTAGCTTCTCACAACATATATTGCTTGGAATATGTATAGTATTTGTGGTTACAACTTCGTCAATACATgaatcattaattttttcaatgCATCCATCAGATAAGATAGCATGAGTGGCatatagatatatttttctagCTCCtgcattttttaaaagagcTGCAACTTTTTGAGATTTATCACCAGTGTCAATAATATCATCTATTAAAATACAGTCACATCCCTTAATATCCCCAACTATTGTGAATTTCTCTTTTTCATAagaatttctattttttttattcataactTCTAAATTCTCTGAACTGTTTGCAAAATCATTATTCTTTCTTTCTTTAttgatattatttatttcatctgAGTTCATAGAGTTCTTtgtatcattattttcttgaTTTTTTTCCTGATAATTTATGTTCTTACATtcattattagaaaaattgttctcatttaattcattacTTGGATAACCTTCTCTAGTATTCATTTCAGTGACAGTACTAGAAACAACTGTTGTAAATCCTGCATTAATGGAATGCTTTTTCATTCTGATCCAAAATTCCTTAGTTCTTTCTCCACCCCCGTTGTCAATTGAAACAATAACTGGGTTTTgaagattttttttcttaaaatattgTACAGCCAAGGATTGAGGGTTAATGTTCATAAGGGGAGGTTGGAAATCTTTTTCCGTAGAAAATCCTTCAATTCTAGGATTATGTAAATCAACAGATATAATTGCATCAACTCCGCAAGTTTGGAGCAAAATAGCTACTTCTGGTG harbors:
- a CDS encoding ribose-phosphate pyrophosphokinase, putative, producing MINKIYNCSRKFYEHNEKLKYLLNKNGFVNIYQDVLQKSIYLAYKNTKHNNFNKYPIFSSTESKRHNNSKKRSLKTRTILFAHLFGIFLHSNKDENFEKKNIDFKKNISDLKININEDIKKQNEVNKIKNSEIYTDSYEAHNINKTDKLPVLKSNNEPEDDKYEYYQELSEYSNMQIFSSNSHHELANEICSNLGISLGRAYVGKYNDGEIALQIMDEVRGRDIYIIHSTPSGGKDVHSRLMELFLFISALRRASAKKVTAVIPYLNYSRQAKHLDDFNYVHSLGAPEVAILLQTCGVDAIISVDLHNPRIEGFSTEKDFQPPLMNINPQSLAVQYFKKKNLQNPVIVSIDNGGGERTKEFWIRMKKHSINAGFTTVVSSTVTEMNTREGYPSNELNENNFSNNECKNINYQEKNQENNDTKNSMNSDEINNINKERKNNDFANSSENLEVMNKKNRNSYEKEKFTIVGDIKGCDCILIDDIIDTGDKSQKVAALLKNAGARKIYLYATHAILSDGCIEKINDSCIDEVVTTNTIHIPSNICCEKLHILSVAKLVAEGIKRAHNEQSQNALEDFSDGQVEMKE